One window of Candidatus Bathyarchaeota archaeon genomic DNA carries:
- a CDS encoding nitrous oxide-stimulated promoter family protein — protein MKSKGNSSKIDHDIQTLGKFVEIYCNNKHFSKDRKKWNLPKTKFKEINELTLCKECSELLNYSINRTILCPLDPKPSCKKCRIHCYSDGYRAKIREVMKFSGIYLIKHGRFDLILHYIF, from the coding sequence TTGAAATCAAAAGGAAACAGTAGCAAAATAGACCACGATATCCAAACTTTAGGTAAATTCGTAGAGATCTATTGCAACAATAAACATTTTTCCAAAGATAGAAAGAAATGGAACTTGCCTAAGACAAAGTTTAAGGAAATTAATGAGCTTACGCTTTGTAAAGAATGTAGCGAATTACTCAATTACTCAATCAACAGGACAATCCTATGTCCTTTAGATCCAAAACCCAGTTGTAAAAAATGCAGGATTCATTGCTATTCAGATGGGTACAGAGCAAAAATTAGAGAGGTTATGAAATTTTCAGGAATTTATTTAATAAAACATGGAAGATTTGATTTGATACTACATTATATATTCTGA
- a CDS encoding winged helix-turn-helix domain-containing protein has translation MWWIIAGTRGGPSRAKIITALKKQPRNASQLAEDLGLDYKTIRHHLDLLIENKLLLRIGKKYAATYFLSPELEHNYAIFNEIIEKAEIRKKD, from the coding sequence TTGTGGTGGATCATTGCTGGAACTAGGGGTGGCCCTTCTAGGGCGAAAATAATTACGGCCCTTAAGAAACAACCTAGAAATGCAAGCCAATTAGCTGAGGATTTGGGCCTTGATTATAAAACCATAAGGCATCATTTGGATCTTCTTATTGAAAATAAACTCTTATTGAGAATCGGTAAGAAGTATGCCGCAACTTATTTTCTTTCACCGGAACTTGAGCACAATTATGCAATTTTTAACGAAATTATTGAGAAAGCTGAAATAAGAAAGAAAGATTAA